A genomic region of Spirochaetota bacterium contains the following coding sequences:
- a CDS encoding T9SS C-terminal target domain-containing protein, whose protein sequence is MKNLFKPAACCLLMAAMLASTACENIEKKKDNKRLLPLLLLGSVTETSWYTFIGGSGNDYANSIMQTADGGYIIAGNATKDIASMGGKTPINPYSEGFDMIVVKLDFRGAVAWHTFLGESSFEFASSVTQTADGGYIVAGSALGNIPSMGGKTPVNAYSSDYDMVVVKLDSRGVVVWYTFLGGSGMDQAKSVAQTLDGGCIVAGYADTNIASLGGKSPIMAYSSNSDMVVVKLDPSGAVAWYTFLGGSGYDQACSVAQTKDGGYIVAGYAGANIASMGGAAPINAYSSGIDMVVVKLDSSGAVAWYAFLGGSSDDQAYSVAQTKDGGYIVAGSAYANIASMGGKAPVRAYSSGEDMVVVKLDSSGAVAWYTFLGGSDIDRANSVAQTIDGGYIVAGTANQDVITGKNDMSVVKLDSRGSIAWSTLLDGSGANTASSVAQTGDGGYIVAGSAYANVASIGGATPVNAYSSNSDMFVVKLKSNGSL, encoded by the coding sequence ATGAAAAATTTGTTCAAGCCCGCGGCCTGCTGCCTGTTAATGGCGGCGATGTTGGCCTCCACTGCCTGCGAGAACATTGAGAAAAAGAAGGACAATAAAAGACTGCTTCCACTCCTTCTGCTGGGCTCCGTAACGGAGACAAGCTGGTACACGTTCATCGGCGGGAGCGGCAATGACTATGCGAACTCTATTATGCAGACCGCCGACGGCGGGTACATAATTGCCGGCAATGCAACCAAAGACATTGCGTCCATGGGAGGGAAGACGCCGATCAACCCGTATTCTGAGGGCTTTGATATGATCGTAGTGAAGCTCGATTTCAGAGGCGCTGTAGCCTGGCACACCTTCCTCGGAGAGAGCAGCTTTGAATTTGCCAGTTCCGTGACCCAGACCGCCGACGGCGGGTACATCGTCGCCGGTTCCGCTCTGGGAAATATCCCGTCCATGGGAGGCAAGACGCCGGTCAACGCCTATTCCTCGGACTATGATATGGTCGTGGTGAAGCTCGATTCAAGGGGCGTCGTTGTCTGGTATACCTTCCTCGGCGGGAGCGGTATGGATCAAGCAAAATCAGTGGCGCAGACTCTCGACGGCGGATGCATCGTCGCCGGTTATGCAGACACAAATATCGCGTCCCTGGGAGGGAAGTCGCCGATTATGGCGTATTCCTCAAACTCTGACATGGTCGTGGTGAAGCTCGATCCAAGCGGCGCCGTCGCCTGGTACACCTTCCTCGGCGGGAGCGGTTATGACCAGGCCTGCTCAGTGGCGCAGACCAAAGATGGAGGGTATATCGTGGCAGGTTATGCGGGCGCAAATATCGCGTCCATGGGAGGGGCAGCGCCGATCAACGCGTATTCCTCGGGCATTGATATGGTCGTGGTGAAGCTCGATTCAAGCGGCGCCGTCGCCTGGTACGCCTTCCTCGGCGGGAGCAGTGATGACCAGGCCTACTCCGTGGCGCAGACCAAAGATGGCGGGTACATCGTCGCCGGTTCCGCATATGCAAACATTGCGTCCATGGGAGGGAAGGCGCCGGTCCGCGCCTATTCCTCAGGTGAGGATATGGTCGTGGTGAAGCTCGATTCCAGTGGCGCCGTCGCCTGGTATACCTTCCTCGGCGGGAGCGATATTGATAGAGCCAATTCCGTTGCCCAGACAATCGACGGCGGGTACATCGTCGCCGGTACAGCGAACCAGGATGTTATTACCGGAAAAAACGATATGTCGGTGGTAAAGCTCGATTCAAGGGGCTCCATAGCCTGGTCCACCCTCCTTGACGGGAGCGGCGCGAATACGGCCAGCTCCGTGGCGCAGACCGGTGACGGCGGGTACATCGTCGCCGGTTCCGCATACGCAAACGTCGCGTCCATCGGGGGCGCAACACCGGTCAACGCCTATTCCTCGAACAGCGATATGTTCGTGGTAAAATTGAAGAGCAACGGTTCGTTGTGA
- a CDS encoding DUF2817 domain-containing protein — MKKAVFALLILCTACSRWDDSIKVQDSDLSYFKNNYRDCRMNFLAHAQKAAARYDFAVRGAYAVPSATDRDLVMDYLYVPATKRQEKLLIITAGVHGIEGYAGNAVLDLFFKEVFPTLDMDTMGVVVFHAVNPYGMKHFGRCTEGNVDLNRNCSADPKVYNAKNAGYEKMRSLLEPGGKASAGFISDAILTLKLVWYNLTMSKKDFMDGVVSGQYQSPKGIFYGGKKQEPQIAEMTRILSSIMARYRFAAHIDLHSGYGKRGYLHLFLTSLDDRKNKVLASLFPGHPIDWSTDKDFYQNTGDLSYYLYSLVRGTPVLPITFEFGTLDSQTMMGGMKSLKTFILSNQGARNGYASDDDRRAIRTMVTEMFYPESPAWRSEVIRQSRELFGKFFKQWSRLQRKDL, encoded by the coding sequence ATGAAAAAAGCCGTTTTCGCCCTGCTGATCCTTTGCACCGCCTGCTCACGGTGGGACGATAGCATAAAGGTGCAGGACTCCGATCTTTCCTACTTTAAGAACAATTACCGCGACTGCAGGATGAACTTCCTGGCCCACGCCCAGAAAGCCGCGGCCCGCTATGATTTCGCCGTGCGGGGGGCCTATGCCGTGCCGTCCGCCACGGACAGGGACCTGGTGATGGATTACCTCTACGTGCCGGCGACGAAAAGGCAGGAAAAGCTCCTGATCATTACCGCCGGGGTCCACGGCATAGAAGGATACGCCGGCAACGCGGTGCTGGACCTCTTCTTCAAGGAGGTGTTCCCCACACTTGACATGGACACCATGGGCGTTGTCGTGTTTCACGCCGTTAATCCCTACGGCATGAAGCACTTCGGGCGCTGCACCGAGGGGAACGTTGACCTGAACAGGAACTGCAGCGCGGACCCGAAGGTGTACAATGCGAAAAACGCCGGGTACGAAAAGATGCGCTCCCTCCTGGAGCCCGGGGGAAAGGCGTCGGCGGGATTTATCTCCGACGCGATCCTCACCCTCAAGCTGGTGTGGTATAACCTGACCATGAGCAAAAAGGATTTCATGGATGGCGTCGTCAGCGGCCAGTACCAGTCCCCGAAGGGGATCTTCTACGGCGGCAAGAAACAGGAGCCCCAGATAGCGGAGATGACCAGGATCCTCTCCTCCATCATGGCGCGGTACCGCTTCGCGGCCCATATCGACCTCCACAGCGGCTACGGAAAGCGCGGCTATCTTCATCTCTTCCTGACGTCGCTGGATGACAGGAAGAACAAGGTCCTGGCATCTCTTTTTCCCGGCCATCCCATAGACTGGTCGACGGACAAGGATTTTTACCAGAACACCGGCGATCTGAGCTATTATCTTTACTCCCTGGTCCGGGGTACTCCGGTACTTCCCATCACCTTTGAATTCGGGACCCTGGACAGCCAGACCATGATGGGCGGCATGAAGTCGCTCAAGACGTTCATCCTCAGCAATCAGGGGGCCCGGAACGGGTACGCAAGCGACGACGACCGCCGGGCCATCCGGACAATGGTGACGGAGATGTTCTATCCGGAATCGCCTGCCTGGAGATCGGAGGTGATCCGCCAGTCCCGGGAGCTCTTCGGGAAATTCTTCAAGCAGTGGAGCCGGCTGCAGAGAAAGGATTTATAA
- a CDS encoding AMP-binding protein codes for MNNYYPDVTIPGIFRNRVSYYRNDVFLKSRGPDFWIDLCWEEAYIKANAISSYLINYGVMPGDRIGIYSENRAEWILADLGILSTGSTDVTIDPSCSASEAASIIIDSDIRICFCSGRRQAENLLLVRSGLPALEQIIVFSHGDYKQVPVITLDRLIQEGLANDRSEDIETRIRSIDPGDIMTAIYTMSPSGHPRKITLSADDILRELRGVTGLQPNLIRDVVLSMLPLSHPLERILGYYRVMHAGGTIAYSRGTDRLARDLSDIRPTAMVCTPRVAEKLYGIIQEIASKSPALRMFMYRWAKKTALEAAPFFDAGRHLPGMLKRKYALAGSHVFLPVRAAAGIDRLGALFIGEAPVPEVVRNFFIGLGLYMVPVGSLADTSQGPPAMHKKAAGDYTPAGAKSRFRAR; via the coding sequence ATGAACAATTACTACCCGGACGTGACGATCCCAGGGATTTTCAGAAACAGGGTTTCTTATTACAGGAATGATGTCTTTTTGAAAAGCAGGGGACCCGATTTCTGGATAGACCTCTGCTGGGAAGAGGCCTATATCAAGGCAAACGCGATCTCCTCCTATCTTATCAATTACGGCGTAATGCCGGGCGACAGGATCGGCATTTATTCGGAAAACAGGGCCGAATGGATCCTGGCGGACCTGGGAATTCTTTCCACCGGATCGACCGATGTGACCATTGATCCCTCATGCTCGGCTTCGGAAGCGGCTTCCATCATCATTGACTCGGACATACGGATCTGCTTCTGTTCCGGCAGAAGGCAGGCGGAAAACCTCCTCTTGGTGAGAAGCGGGCTCCCCGCCCTGGAACAGATCATCGTTTTCAGCCATGGAGACTATAAGCAGGTCCCGGTGATCACCCTTGACCGGCTGATACAGGAAGGACTGGCAAACGACCGGAGCGAAGATATCGAGACCCGCATCCGGTCGATCGACCCCGGGGATATCATGACCGCTATCTACACGATGTCGCCCTCGGGACACCCGAGAAAGATCACGCTTTCCGCCGATGACATACTCCGGGAGCTGCGCGGTGTCACCGGGCTCCAGCCGAACCTTATCCGGGACGTGGTCCTGTCGATGCTTCCGCTCTCCCATCCCCTTGAGCGGATCCTCGGCTATTACCGCGTCATGCACGCCGGGGGGACCATCGCCTATTCCCGCGGCACGGACAGGCTCGCCAGGGACCTTTCCGATATCCGGCCCACGGCCATGGTCTGCACGCCCCGCGTCGCGGAAAAGCTCTACGGGATCATCCAGGAGATCGCCTCGAAGTCGCCGGCCCTCAGGATGTTCATGTACAGGTGGGCGAAAAAAACCGCGCTTGAAGCCGCGCCCTTTTTTGACGCGGGCCGGCATCTTCCGGGAATGCTGAAAAGGAAATACGCCCTGGCGGGCAGCCATGTTTTCCTGCCGGTGCGGGCCGCCGCCGGCATCGACCGGCTGGGGGCCCTTTTCATCGGTGAAGCGCCGGTCCCGGAGGTGGTGCGGAACTTTTTCATCGGCCTGGGCCTCTACATGGTCCCGGTGGGGAGCCTCGCCGACACTTCCCAGGGACCGCCGGCGATGCACAAAAAGGCCGCCGGCGACTATACACCGGCCGGCGCAAAGAGCCGGTTCAGGGCACGATAA
- a CDS encoding DUF1566 domain-containing protein: MKNLLKTMAYFLLTAAVLAFTACEISEKKDNNLLLMLLLGGANGGDTVVNIAAIPGVVAPAYSGTPVTTITETDQYTGTVAWNPSDSAFAATTVYTATITLTPKPGYKITGVIADFFTVAGATSVTNSAGSGVVTAAFPVTDWAVYNLRDTGPAGGLIFYINPNASTDGWKYLEAAPVSTEWTEKVWGGYGTAVTGADGTAIGTGKQNTIDIVSQFGAQEPYESKTDYAAKLCSDLVSGGYEDWFLPSKDELNLMYTNLKAYEVGNFGNSYYWSSSEGDHLSAWYQFFLNGAPNSYYKYLVSNKRVRAVRSF, translated from the coding sequence ATGAAAAATCTGCTTAAAACTATGGCATATTTCCTGCTGACGGCGGCGGTTTTGGCCTTCACGGCCTGCGAGATCAGTGAAAAAAAGGACAATAACTTGCTGCTCATGTTGCTCCTGGGGGGCGCCAATGGCGGAGATACCGTTGTAAACATCGCCGCCATACCCGGCGTGGTAGCGCCGGCTTATAGCGGGACACCAGTGACAACGATCACCGAGACAGACCAGTACACGGGAACAGTTGCGTGGAATCCTTCGGACAGTGCATTTGCCGCGACAACAGTCTACACCGCGACCATAACGCTGACACCCAAACCGGGATACAAAATAACCGGTGTGATTGCGGACTTCTTTACCGTAGCAGGAGCAACGAGCGTTACGAACAGCGCCGGCTCAGGGGTGGTAACCGCGGCATTTCCGGTGACGGACTGGGCGGTATATAATCTACGTGACACCGGTCCTGCCGGCGGGCTGATATTTTACATCAATCCCAATGCTTCGACTGATGGTTGGAAATACCTTGAAGCTGCTCCTGTCTCAACAGAATGGACAGAAAAAGTTTGGGGCGGTTATGGAACTGCGGTAACTGGTGCAGATGGGACTGCTATCGGAACAGGAAAACAAAATACAATAGATATAGTTTCTCAGTTTGGAGCGCAAGAGCCATACGAAAGCAAAACAGACTATGCGGCAAAACTTTGCAGTGATCTTGTAAGCGGGGGCTATGAGGACTGGTTTCTTCCATCAAAAGATGAATTGAATTTGATGTACACCAATTTAAAAGCGTACGAGGTTGGTAATTTTGGGAACAGCTATTATTGGAGTTCGTCTGAGGGCGACCATCTCAGCGCGTGGTACCAGTTTTTCTTAAATGGCGCCCCGAACTCCTACTATAAGTACCTCGTCTCCAACAAACGGGTTCGGGCTGTCCGGTCGTTTTAA
- a CDS encoding SDR family NAD(P)-dependent oxidoreductase produces MNTPALMKGKTCLITGSTSGHGLAVAEALHGMGADIILHGPTREACESVRDRFRSLAGAVACDFSSRQDIARGAKEVLSWKRPIHVLVNNAGMVSQRRALSSDGVEMTFAVNYLAMFQFTLLLLPGLITAAPARIVNVGSDAHVLSSLDPEDIDGGKKGYSAMGAYGRSKLGVAYFTQELARRLGGTGVTVNAVDPGPMATNIAKKPGLLPRVADAIIQLTFPTAARAARTAIYLASSPEVEGVSGKYFRFMKMKEPKLKSGPDFHGRLWEISASMTGADYRG; encoded by the coding sequence ATGAATACACCCGCTCTCATGAAAGGGAAAACGTGTCTCATCACCGGCTCCACCAGCGGCCACGGCCTGGCCGTCGCAGAGGCGCTCCATGGCATGGGAGCGGACATCATCCTCCACGGCCCCACCCGGGAGGCCTGCGAGTCGGTCCGGGACAGGTTCCGCTCCCTGGCGGGCGCGGTGGCCTGCGATTTTTCGTCCCGTCAGGACATCGCCCGGGGGGCAAAGGAAGTGCTCTCGTGGAAGCGACCCATCCACGTCCTGGTGAACAACGCGGGGATGGTGAGCCAGCGCCGCGCTCTTTCCTCGGACGGCGTCGAGATGACCTTCGCGGTGAATTACCTGGCCATGTTCCAGTTCACCCTGCTCCTCCTGCCCGGCCTCATCACGGCGGCGCCGGCGCGGATCGTGAACGTTGGATCCGACGCCCACGTGCTCTCCTCCCTGGACCCGGAGGACATCGACGGCGGAAAAAAAGGCTATTCCGCCATGGGCGCCTACGGCAGGTCAAAGCTCGGGGTGGCCTATTTCACGCAGGAGCTGGCGCGGAGGCTCGGCGGGACCGGCGTCACGGTGAACGCCGTTGACCCGGGGCCCATGGCGACCAATATCGCCAAGAAGCCGGGGCTTCTGCCACGCGTGGCGGACGCCATCATCCAGCTCACCTTTCCCACTGCCGCCAGGGCGGCCCGCACCGCCATCTACCTGGCGTCGTCCCCCGAGGTGGAGGGAGTGAGCGGAAAATATTTCCGGTTCATGAAGATGAAGGAGCCGAAGCTGAAATCGGGCCCGGATTTCCACGGCCGCCTGTGGGAGATCAGCGCCTCCATGACCGGGGCGGATTACCGCGGATAA
- a CDS encoding SpoIIE family protein phosphatase, with translation MTAYKDRDIITILGNIPVFQGLAEADYAEIMPLLKPEKFSPGAHIIKEGTHGDSMCIIVNGAVKITKTGGDGEEILLDTFYAGSYFGEFSLVDNMPRSANVISLEDTELFRLEKKTFDSLLAKNGSISAAFYRNCLEETFSRFRNIIANFAFTEHTLRQTSTKLDELDRDLSMAREVQGYFINRELLDHEHSFLPGVRHSYVYKPCIAIGGDFLNVTELRPGLAGIIIADVMGHGITSALGTGVLKSAYSIAVRELGQRPTQLMKYLSRHFLKVIPELYATCYYALVDMKRKKIQLAKGGHPQPLFWKNRRKGFIDIQCQGTGLGLVKKARFGRVEYSIERGDRILFYTDGIIEQKNPRGEMYSEGRLRNIFRDLILRNDGDIVNNLFKDMTSFASRKALEDDVTLFLLEF, from the coding sequence ATGACCGCCTACAAAGACAGGGATATCATCACCATCCTCGGGAACATACCCGTATTCCAGGGACTCGCCGAGGCCGACTACGCGGAAATCATGCCGCTCCTGAAGCCGGAGAAATTCTCTCCCGGCGCCCATATCATCAAGGAGGGCACCCACGGCGATTCGATGTGCATCATCGTCAACGGCGCGGTCAAGATAACCAAGACCGGCGGGGACGGCGAGGAGATACTGCTGGACACCTTTTACGCCGGCTCCTATTTCGGCGAGTTTTCCCTGGTGGACAACATGCCCCGCTCGGCCAACGTCATCAGCCTGGAGGACACGGAGCTGTTCCGCCTCGAGAAGAAAACCTTCGATTCGCTGCTGGCGAAGAACGGCTCCATATCGGCCGCCTTTTACCGGAACTGCCTGGAGGAGACCTTCTCCCGCTTCAGGAACATCATCGCGAACTTCGCCTTCACGGAGCACACCCTCCGCCAGACCTCGACGAAGCTGGATGAGCTGGACCGCGATCTCTCCATGGCCAGGGAGGTGCAGGGCTATTTCATCAACCGGGAGCTCCTCGACCACGAGCATTCCTTCCTGCCGGGGGTGCGGCATTCCTACGTGTACAAGCCGTGCATCGCCATCGGGGGCGATTTCCTGAACGTGACGGAGCTCCGGCCCGGCCTGGCCGGGATTATCATAGCCGACGTCATGGGCCACGGCATCACCTCGGCCCTGGGCACCGGCGTGCTCAAGAGCGCCTATTCCATCGCGGTGAGAGAGCTGGGACAGAGGCCGACGCAGCTCATGAAATACCTCAGCCGCCATTTCCTGAAGGTCATTCCGGAGCTGTACGCCACCTGCTATTACGCCCTGGTGGACATGAAGAGGAAAAAGATCCAGCTCGCCAAGGGGGGCCATCCCCAGCCCCTGTTCTGGAAAAACCGGCGCAAGGGCTTCATCGACATCCAGTGCCAGGGCACGGGCCTCGGCCTGGTGAAGAAGGCCCGCTTCGGCAGGGTGGAGTACTCCATCGAGCGGGGCGACAGGATCCTCTTCTATACCGACGGCATCATCGAGCAGAAGAACCCCCGGGGGGAGATGTACTCCGAGGGACGCCTCCGGAACATCTTCAGGGACCTGATACTCCGGAACGACGGCGATATCGTGAATAACCTTTTCAAGGACATGACATCCTTCGCCTCCCGCAAGGCGCTGGAGGACGACGTCACCCTGTTCCTCCTGGAGTTCTGA
- a CDS encoding response regulator yields the protein MNSYRRAVIKGIVLSIICCGALLITACGRSFASGKTPVAVNGVIDLTEWDFEKQGTVKLNGSWEFYWNRLLEPKDFAQPLLPAKTGYFTMPGSWNDYETGHEKIPGQGYGTFRLTVRLGNRDGIYGLKTLHMATAYRMWVDGALLSSNGTVGTSRDAMVPQYLPKISMFRPKGATVPIVLQVSNFYHRKGGPWEVIEFGTADQIIEKRESRSHFELFIFGALLIMAVYHFALYLFRTKDKSPLYFGIVCLAVVGRLVVTGERFFISLFPSINWEVALKTEYICFYLFMPLFMMYFERLFPGEFSKPLLRISQWLGAAFILFVIVTPASVYSYSTQPYQVITIAFGLYLHYITIRAIMKKREGAILVMVSGEIFFITAINDFFVANEFYYAINLVPLGLLVFITSQSIILSRRFSSAFSTVETQSEQLKINEEELWEKNVALENSDRIKDMFLANTSHELRTPLHGMIGLSESMLEGSAGALPPKAVENLSLIASSGHRLAGMVNDLLDMAKIQDEGLSLNLRPLDLRSLGEMVVRLSLPLAGVKPLEIINGIRPDLPAVQADEDRIRQVLHNLVGNAIKFTNEGRIELSARVMDRPDGEGDESGWPMIEVAVSDTGIGVPEEYRKKIFEAYQQVDGGDARAYAGTGLGLAIAKRIVELHGGAIRVEPNPGGGSVFSFTLPALHGVAMDNPGPVVIEGMSEAPGDGAAGPAPLSGETDGGAFENNPVLLVVDDDPVNVRVLQTYFESKRCTVKTAMDGISALDLIDRDDTIELVLLDIMMPVMSGYEVCRRIRATRSAERLPVVMLTAKNMMADIDAAFEAGANDYIVKPFRISELHARVGTMLKLRNVRKTAASGLTIRDRNRAYSIAFSDIIYITSSAKNIVIHTGVEDIEVPLLMKEISERLPPDLFIRIHKSHIINRAYIHSISHVQYGRYRLRLRDNDDTELPVGRAYAESLLKKA from the coding sequence ATGAATTCATACCGCCGGGCCGTAATAAAGGGAATAGTGTTGTCCATTATCTGCTGCGGTGCGCTGCTTATAACCGCATGCGGGCGCAGCTTTGCATCCGGCAAAACACCGGTCGCGGTCAACGGCGTCATCGATCTGACGGAATGGGACTTTGAAAAACAGGGGACCGTCAAGCTGAACGGGAGCTGGGAGTTCTACTGGAACCGGCTCCTTGAGCCAAAGGATTTCGCGCAGCCGCTCCTTCCGGCAAAGACAGGGTATTTCACTATGCCGGGGTCCTGGAACGATTATGAGACAGGCCATGAAAAGATCCCGGGACAGGGGTACGGCACCTTCAGACTGACCGTCAGGCTCGGGAACAGGGACGGGATCTACGGGTTAAAGACCCTTCACATGGCCACCGCCTACAGGATGTGGGTGGACGGCGCCCTCCTGTCGTCCAACGGAACGGTCGGCACGTCCCGCGACGCCATGGTCCCCCAATACCTGCCTAAAATTTCGATGTTCAGGCCAAAGGGCGCCACCGTCCCGATCGTGCTCCAGGTTTCCAATTTTTATCACCGAAAGGGAGGCCCCTGGGAGGTCATTGAATTCGGCACCGCTGACCAGATCATTGAAAAACGCGAAAGCCGCAGCCACTTCGAGCTGTTCATTTTCGGCGCGCTGCTGATCATGGCGGTATATCATTTTGCGCTGTATCTTTTCAGGACAAAGGACAAATCGCCGCTCTATTTCGGCATCGTCTGCCTTGCCGTTGTGGGGCGCCTGGTCGTGACGGGGGAGCGTTTTTTCATTTCACTGTTCCCCTCAATCAACTGGGAAGTCGCGCTCAAGACAGAGTATATATGCTTTTACCTGTTCATGCCCCTGTTCATGATGTATTTTGAAAGGCTGTTCCCCGGGGAGTTTTCGAAACCGCTGCTGCGGATCTCCCAGTGGCTGGGGGCGGCATTCATACTCTTCGTGATCGTGACGCCGGCGTCGGTCTATTCATACTCAACACAGCCATATCAGGTCATCACCATCGCTTTCGGATTGTACCTGCATTACATCACCATCCGGGCGATCATGAAAAAACGGGAAGGCGCCATCCTGGTTATGGTCAGCGGAGAAATATTTTTCATCACGGCTATCAACGATTTTTTCGTGGCAAATGAATTCTACTATGCGATCAATCTGGTGCCCCTGGGGCTCCTGGTTTTTATCACCTCCCAGTCCATCATCCTTTCCAGGAGATTTTCCAGCGCTTTTTCCACCGTGGAGACCCAATCGGAACAGCTGAAAATCAACGAGGAGGAGCTCTGGGAAAAAAACGTGGCCCTGGAAAACAGCGACAGGATCAAGGACATGTTCCTGGCCAATACCTCCCACGAGCTGCGCACCCCCCTGCACGGGATGATAGGCCTTTCCGAATCGATGCTGGAAGGCTCCGCCGGCGCGCTTCCCCCGAAGGCCGTTGAAAACCTTTCGCTCATCGCCTCGAGCGGCCACCGCCTGGCGGGCATGGTCAACGACCTGCTCGACATGGCGAAGATCCAGGACGAGGGCCTTTCGCTGAACCTGCGGCCCCTGGACCTCCGCTCCCTGGGCGAAATGGTGGTGAGGCTTTCCCTTCCCCTGGCCGGCGTGAAGCCCCTGGAGATCATTAATGGCATCAGGCCGGACCTGCCGGCGGTGCAGGCCGACGAGGACCGGATACGGCAGGTGCTGCACAATCTCGTGGGCAACGCGATCAAGTTCACGAACGAGGGAAGGATAGAATTGTCCGCCCGCGTCATGGACCGGCCCGACGGAGAGGGCGATGAAAGCGGCTGGCCGATGATCGAGGTGGCCGTGTCTGACACCGGCATCGGCGTCCCGGAGGAGTACAGGAAGAAGATATTCGAGGCCTACCAGCAGGTCGACGGGGGCGACGCCCGGGCCTATGCCGGCACCGGCCTGGGCCTGGCCATAGCGAAGCGGATCGTGGAGCTCCACGGCGGCGCGATCCGGGTGGAGCCCAACCCGGGCGGGGGCTCGGTGTTCTCCTTCACCCTGCCGGCGCTGCACGGCGTTGCAATGGATAATCCGGGGCCGGTCGTCATCGAGGGTATGAGCGAGGCGCCGGGCGACGGCGCGGCCGGCCCGGCTCCGCTGTCCGGGGAAACCGACGGCGGAGCCTTCGAAAACAACCCGGTCCTCCTCGTGGTCGACGACGACCCGGTGAACGTGCGGGTCCTCCAGACCTATTTCGAGTCGAAGCGATGCACGGTGAAAACCGCGATGGACGGGATCAGCGCCCTCGATCTCATCGACCGTGACGATACCATCGAGCTCGTGCTCCTCGACATAATGATGCCGGTCATGTCCGGGTACGAGGTGTGCCGGAGGATACGCGCAACCCGGTCGGCGGAGCGGCTCCCGGTGGTGATGCTCACGGCAAAGAACATGATGGCGGACATAGACGCAGCTTTCGAGGCCGGGGCCAACGATTACATCGTGAAGCCCTTCCGCATCAGCGAGCTCCACGCGCGCGTGGGCACCATGCTGAAGCTGCGGAACGTCAGGAAGACCGCGGCCTCCGGCCTCACCATCCGTGACCGGAACAGGGCCTATTCCATCGCCTTCAGCGATATCATCTATATCACGTCGTCCGCCAAGAATATCGTGATCCACACCGGGGTGGAGGACATCGAGGTGCCGCTCCTCATGAAGGAGATAAGCGAGCGCCTCCCGCCGGACCTGTTCATCAGGATCCACAAGAGCCACATCATCAACAGGGCCTATATTCACAGCATATCCCACGTCCAGTACGGCCGCTACCGCCTGCGCCTCAGGGACAATGACGATACGGAGCTCCCGGTGGGCCGGGCCTACGCCGAATCCCTGCTGAAAAAAGCATAG
- a CDS encoding DUF1566 domain-containing protein, with amino-acid sequence MKNTRRILGCMLITASLAFTACETGKKDDNSSLLLLLLSGGGKAVINIASIPGVTPPVLGEIPVTSITETAQYTGTVTWDGGWAWSARFGGDKAYMATITLTAKTGYTLTGVTANFFTVAGASSVTNSDDSGVITAVFPATASVGNIGDSALGGKVGYILQSSDTGYVAGEQRGLIAATEDQSTGVEWISGGSTQSTLVPGGTGTALGTGTANTDRIIAQAVAAGNTTPTSYAAGLARAYNAGGYTDWYLPSKDELSKLCTNRVSIGGFASAWYWSSSEAGTAYIAWSQYFGGGTMGGAKFGSWRVRAVRAF; translated from the coding sequence ATGAAAAACACCAGACGAATACTGGGATGCATGCTGATTACGGCATCGCTGGCCTTTACGGCCTGCGAGACGGGGAAGAAAGATGATAACAGCTCGCTTCTGTTGTTGCTTTTGAGCGGTGGTGGCAAAGCCGTTATTAATATAGCCTCAATACCCGGCGTCACACCGCCGGTTCTCGGAGAGATTCCGGTGACATCGATAACTGAAACCGCCCAGTACACCGGGACGGTTACGTGGGATGGCGGCTGGGCATGGTCGGCGAGATTTGGCGGCGATAAGGCCTACATGGCAACCATCACGCTCACTGCTAAAACGGGATATACCCTCACGGGTGTGACCGCGAACTTTTTCACGGTTGCGGGGGCATCATCGGTAACAAATTCGGATGATTCAGGAGTGATAACCGCAGTATTTCCCGCGACAGCATCAGTTGGAAATATAGGAGATTCCGCATTGGGAGGTAAAGTAGGATATATTCTGCAAAGCAGTGACACGGGATATGTCGCGGGAGAACAGCGGGGCCTCATAGCGGCGACCGAAGACCAGAGCACAGGAGTAGAATGGATATCCGGAGGATCAACTCAATCCACCTTAGTGCCGGGCGGTACCGGCACCGCCCTCGGGACAGGTACTGCAAACACGGATCGAATTATTGCCCAGGCGGTGGCGGCAGGCAATACTACTCCGACATCATACGCGGCAGGCCTTGCCCGGGCCTATAACGCCGGAGGGTACACCGACTGGTATCTTCCATCAAAAGATGAGTTGAGCAAGTTATGCACTAATAGAGTGTCGATTGGTGGTTTCGCTAGTGCCTGGTATTGGAGCTCGTCTGAGGCCGGCACTGCTTACATCGCGTGGTCCCAGTATTTCGGCGGGGGGACCATGGGCGGCGCCAAGTTCGGTTCGTGGAGAGTTCGGGCTGTACGGGCTTTTTAA